One genomic segment of Desmodus rotundus isolate HL8 chromosome 5, HLdesRot8A.1, whole genome shotgun sequence includes these proteins:
- the APLNR gene encoding apelin receptor, whose product MEEGVEFDDYGADNQSECEYTDWKSSGALIPAIYMLVFLLGTTGNGLVLWTVFRSSREKRRSADIFISSLAVADLTFVVTLPLWATYTYRDYDWPFGTFACKLSSYLIFVNMYASVFCLTGLSFDRYLAIVRPVANARLRLRVSGAVATAVLWVLAALLAMPVMVFRATAPTVLPNLDNITKMQCYMDYSMVATTNSEWAWEVGLGVSSTALGFVVPFTIMLTCYFFIAQTIAGHFRKERIEGLRKRRRLLSIIVVLVVTFALCWMPYHLVKTLYMLGSLLHWPCGFDLFLMNVFPYCTCISYVNSCLNPFLYAFFDPRFRQACTSMLCWGHSRCGSTSHSSSGEKSASYSSGHSQGPGSNMGKGGEQTQEKSIPYSQETLVVD is encoded by the coding sequence ATGGAGGAAGGTGTTGAATTTGATGACTATGGGGCAGACAACCAGTCTGAGTGTGAGTACACAGACTGGAAGTCCTCAGGGGCCCTCATCCCTGCCATCTACATGCTGGTCTTTCTCCTGGGCACCACGGGCAACGGCCTGGTGCTCTGGACCGTATTTCGAAGCAGCCGGGAGAAGAGGCGCTCTGCTGACATCTTCATCTCCAGCCTGGCGGTAGCTGATCTGACTTTTGTGGTGACCCTGCCACTGTGGGCCACCTACACCTATCGGGACTATGACTGGCCCTTCGGTACCTTCGCCTGTAAGCTCAGCAGCTATCTCATCTTTGTCAACATGTACGCCAGTGTCTTCTGCCTCACTGGCCTCAGCTTTGACCGCTACCTGGCGATCGTGAGGCCCGTGGCCAATGCTCGCCTGAGGCTACGGGTCAGCGGGGCTGTGGCCACGGCAGTCCTGTGGGTGCTGGCTGCCCTCCTGGCCATGCCGGTCATGGTGTTCCGTGCCACAGCCCCCACGGTGCTTCCCAACCTGGACAACATCACCAAGATGCAGTGTTACATGGACTACTCCATGGTGGCCACCACCAACTCAGAGTGGGCCTGGGAGGTGGGCCTTGGGGTCTCGTCCACGGCCCTGGGCTTTGTGGTGCCCTTCACCATCATGCTGACCTGCTACTTCTTCATCGCGCAAACCATCGCAGGCCACTTCCGCAAGGAGCGCATTGAAGGCCTGCGGAAGCGACGCCGGCTGCTCAGCATCATCGTGGTGCTGGTGGTGACCTTCGCCCTGTGCTGGATGCCCTATCACCTGGTGAAGACGCTCTACATGCTGGGCAGCCTCCTGCACTGGCCCTGCGGCTTCGACCTCTTCCTCATGAACGTCTTCCCCTACTGCACCTGCATCAGCTATGTCAACAGCTGCCTCAACCCCTTCCTATACGCCTTCTTCGACCCCCGCTTCCGCCAGGCCTGCACCTCCATGCTCTGCTGGGGCCACAGCCGGTGTGGGAGCACCTCCCACAGCAGCAGCGGGGAGAAGTCGGCCAGCTACTCCTCGGGGCACAGCCAGGGGCCAGGCTCCaacatggggaagggaggagagcagACACAGGAAAAATCCATCCCTTACAGCCAAGAGACCCTTGTGGTTGACTAG